From Natronocella acetinitrilica:
CTCTACTGCCGCATCGTCCGGATTCTCCAGGGCCGCGATTTCCACATCGACATTGCCGCCGAGGACAATGTCCGTGCCACGACCTGCCATGTTGGTGGCGATGGTCACGGCACCGGGCTGTCCGGCCTGCGCAATGATCACCGCCTCCCGATCGTGCTGCTTGGCGTTCAGCACTTCATGGGCAACGTTTTCCTCTTCGAGGCGCTTGGCCACGAGTTCCGACACTTCGATGGAGGCCGTGCCAACCAGAATGGGCCGACCGCGCTCCCGCTCCTGCTTGATGTCATCGACGATGGCGGCGAACTTGTCTTTCTGGTTCAGGTAGACCAGATCATGGTGGTCTTCCCGCACCATGGGCCTGTGGGTGGGTATGGCAACCACCTCGAGGCCGTAGATATGCTGAAATTCGTAGGCTTCGGTGTCGGCGGTACCGGTCATCCCGGCCAGCTTGCCGTAGAGCCGGAAGTAATTCTGGAACGTGATCGACGCCACCGTCTGGTTTTCCGGCCTCGGCTCAAGGCCCTCTTTCGCTTCCACCGCCTGGTGCAGACCGTCTGACCAGCGCCGGCCTGGCATGGCACGGCCGGTGAATTCATCCACGATGATCACCTGGTCGTCACGGACGATGTAATGATCGTTCCGCCGGAACAGATGGTGGGCGCGCAAGGCAGCGTTGAACTGATGCATCAGGGCGATGTTTGAGGCGTCATAGAGGGATTCACCCTCCTCCAGCAAACCAGCCTCGGAGAACATCTGTTCGACTTTCTCATGGCCGCTTTCGGTGAGGTAGGCCTGTCGGCTTTTTTCCTCTATCCAGAAGTCCCCATCACCTTCTTCCTCCTGCTGTCGCACAAGCCGGGGGACGAGCTGATTGATAGTGGTGTAGTGCTGGGAAGAGGCCTCGGCGGCACCTGAAATGATCAGCGGCGTGCGTGCCTCGTCAATGAGGATGGAATCCACCTCGTCGACAATGGCGAAGTGCAAGTCTCGCTGCACCCGGTCCTCGGCCCGCAGCGCCATGTTGTCACGCAGATAGTCGAAGCCGTATTCGTTGTTCGTACCGTAGGTGATATCGGCCTGGTAGGCTGCCTGCTTGTCTTCGTGGGTCATGCCCGCTACCACCACGCCGGTGGTCATGCCCAGGAACTGGTAGATCTTGCCCATCCACTCTGCGTCGCGGCGTGCCAGGTAATCGTTCACCGTCACCACGTGGACGCCCTTGCCCTCGAGTGCGTTCAGGTAGACGGCCAGGGTGGCCACCAGCGTCTTGCCTTCGCCGGTCTTCATCTCGGCGATGCGGCCCTGATTGAGCACCATGCCACCGATGAGCTGCACATCGAAATGGCGCATCTTGAGTACGCGGCGGGAGGCTTCACGCACCGTCGCGAACGCCTCGGGCAGTACGCTATCCAGCGTTTCTCCCTGGGCGAGCCGATCCTTGAATTCCTGGGTTCGAGCAGCAAGGTCCGCGTCGGACAGGGCCATTAGACCCTCTTCGAGCGCATTGATGCGCTCGACGTCTTTGCGCATTCGGCGGATCGTCCGCTCATTGCGGCTGCCGAAAACCTTTCTCGCGATAGCACCTAACATACAAGTTCACCTGGATTGACCGGTCGGGATTGTCGCACACGGCGGCGGCTGGTCATTCTGCCGACCGTACCCTGTCGAGCCGGAAGCGGCACATGATACCGTATCGCTGGCAAAATTATTAGGCAGTGGCAACGCTTGCGGAGCCATCTCCAGGGGGATCCGGTGAAGACACCAAAGGCGAAACCCGCCTCGATTGGAGGACTGCTCGCAAAGGGCGACAAACCACTTGGTCGCATTGCGAGCCAGGCCCGAATGCTCTGCGAGTTGGAAAAGCGGATAGCCGAATCCTTGCCCGGCGATTTCCATGGCCGCTGGCAGTTGGCTGCTGTCTCGAACCGTCAGGTAGTGGTCACCACAACAAGCGCTGCATGGGCAACACAACTGCGCTTCAGTGCGACGGAGATCCTTGGGGCGGTAAATGCCAGGCAGATGGAAACGGGCAGGGTCGCCACACGGCTAGTGGTAAAAATTGCACCACCAGCCCGGCTACCAACGAGGCCCTCGCCCCCCAGGGAACTAAGCGACAGTGCAGGCCGGCATTTGCAGCGGGCCGCCGAGACAACTACACACCAGCCATTGGCCGAAGCGTTGCGGCGCCTGGCCAGCCGCCGCAACAGCGGCGGCGGCAAGACCTGACATCAGGTCAGCGCTGGCACAGGTACGGACTGGTCGAAGGAGATCGGCGCCCGATTGGTGTCCTCGAACGTCACCTCTTCCCACGCGCTTTCAT
This genomic window contains:
- the secA gene encoding preprotein translocase subunit SecA — translated: MLGAIARKVFGSRNERTIRRMRKDVERINALEEGLMALSDADLAARTQEFKDRLAQGETLDSVLPEAFATVREASRRVLKMRHFDVQLIGGMVLNQGRIAEMKTGEGKTLVATLAVYLNALEGKGVHVVTVNDYLARRDAEWMGKIYQFLGMTTGVVVAGMTHEDKQAAYQADITYGTNNEYGFDYLRDNMALRAEDRVQRDLHFAIVDEVDSILIDEARTPLIISGAAEASSQHYTTINQLVPRLVRQQEEEGDGDFWIEEKSRQAYLTESGHEKVEQMFSEAGLLEEGESLYDASNIALMHQFNAALRAHHLFRRNDHYIVRDDQVIIVDEFTGRAMPGRRWSDGLHQAVEAKEGLEPRPENQTVASITFQNYFRLYGKLAGMTGTADTEAYEFQHIYGLEVVAIPTHRPMVREDHHDLVYLNQKDKFAAIVDDIKQERERGRPILVGTASIEVSELVAKRLEEENVAHEVLNAKQHDREAVIIAQAGQPGAVTIATNMAGRGTDIVLGGNVDVEIAALENPDDAAVEQLRKDWEQRHQKVVEAGGLYVIGTERHESRRIDNQLRGRSGRQGDPGATRFYLSLEDSLLRIFASDRVSNMMQRLGMEEGEAIESGLVSRVIENAQRKVEAHNFDIRKQLLEFDDVANDQRRVIYSQRKELLEAEEVSETINAWRHEGILGLVAQYVPPGSIEEQWNVEGLTEALDKDFALELPLQQWLDDNDDMDEEGLHDRILEEADKVYAEKEDKIGSETMRRLEKEMMLRYLDQHWKEHLAAMDYLRQGIHLRGYAQRNPKQEFKKEAFQMFTNLLATVQRSVAQAVHRVRLLSAEEMEALERQRRQMQEAMQARHESASALAEDEQQAAAGSGREAAAAGGGAGTYVRDGRKVGRNEPCPCGSGKKYKQCHGKL
- a CDS encoding DciA family protein, which encodes MKTPKAKPASIGGLLAKGDKPLGRIASQARMLCELEKRIAESLPGDFHGRWQLAAVSNRQVVVTTTSAAWATQLRFSATEILGAVNARQMETGRVATRLVVKIAPPARLPTRPSPPRELSDSAGRHLQRAAETTTHQPLAEALRRLASRRNSGGGKT